A window of Lacibacter sediminis contains these coding sequences:
- a CDS encoding YihY/virulence factor BrkB family protein, whose protein sequence is MRIEEFIYRLPVIRTIIRFSKRFRPFGFEGISLYEVSRFFVQQIKKGSLNQRAAAISFNFIMALPPACIFLFSLVPLFPIADQFYNEVNSFVREITPNAATRDAVENFLDDFFKRPKNSLLSIGFITSLYFSSNAVLGIIHSFNQSIHEKESKAFFAYRWKAIRLTFVIILIFIASILLLITQGALFNWLLLLLKIDSVFIKWLIIIVRWVVIVGLFFYSIAFIYKHAPSVEKKWKLISPGSIVASALIILFTFMFSYWINNFAAYTIYGSIGTILILMIFVNFISLVLLIGFELNLSIKLLKRQSDKRLNEEMSGAENKKEPS, encoded by the coding sequence ATGAGGATTGAAGAATTCATTTACCGCTTACCTGTAATACGGACGATCATCCGTTTCAGCAAACGCTTTCGGCCTTTCGGGTTCGAAGGTATTTCACTGTATGAGGTAAGCCGTTTCTTTGTTCAGCAGATCAAGAAAGGCAGTTTAAATCAACGTGCCGCAGCCATTTCGTTCAACTTTATCATGGCTTTGCCACCAGCCTGTATCTTTTTATTTTCATTGGTGCCGCTGTTCCCTATTGCCGATCAGTTTTACAATGAGGTGAATTCATTTGTACGTGAAATAACACCCAATGCCGCAACACGTGATGCAGTGGAAAACTTCCTTGACGATTTTTTTAAACGTCCCAAGAACAGTTTGCTTTCGATTGGTTTTATTACCTCCCTTTACTTTTCGTCGAATGCAGTGTTGGGGATCATTCATAGCTTTAATCAATCGATCCATGAAAAAGAAAGCAAAGCATTCTTTGCTTATCGTTGGAAAGCCATCCGTTTAACGTTTGTGATCATACTTATTTTCATTGCCAGTATTTTATTGCTCATCACACAAGGTGCATTGTTCAACTGGTTGCTGCTGTTGTTAAAGATCGATAGTGTGTTCATCAAATGGCTCATCATTATTGTACGTTGGGTAGTGATCGTTGGGTTGTTTTTCTATTCCATTGCATTTATTTACAAACATGCACCATCGGTTGAAAAGAAATGGAAGCTGATCTCGCCGGGTTCTATTGTAGCGAGTGCCCTCATTATCCTGTTCACTTTCATGTTCTCTTACTGGATCAACAATTTCGCAGCCTATACCATCTATGGCTCTATCGGTACCATCCTGATCCTGATGATCTTTGTAAACTTTATTTCATTGGTATTGTTAATTGGTTTTGAATTGAATCTCAGCATCAAGCTGCTCAAGCGTCAGAGCGATAAAAGGCTCAATGAAGAGATGAGTGGTGCTGAAAACAAAAAAGAACCTTCGTAA
- the mltG gene encoding endolytic transglycosylase MltG — protein sequence MKKVIGYSFLLLCLVALFFAWKFLGSATAFNESKKYLYIYTGNANQKAVMQSLKDSGFLKNPGLFEMVAARLDVWKRLRPGKYEIEKGSSLLTLARKLRNGSQTPVNLVITKLRTRKDLAALIGRKFETDSATMFAYLINNDSLQKFGLDTNTVMTSVFPNSYSLLWNSGPQRIFRKLHEQRTKFWTAERKQKAAALGLTPEQVHTMASIVEEETLRNDEKPTIASVYLNRLKKNMNLGADPTVKFAIGDFTIKRLLFGHINSTASSPYNTYRNKGLPPGPICTPSETTIDAVLNAASTDYLFFCAKPNGNGYHAFASNETDHFKNAKAYQQWLDSLNIR from the coding sequence ATGAAAAAAGTTATCGGCTACAGTTTTCTTCTCTTATGTCTTGTTGCTTTGTTTTTTGCCTGGAAATTTTTGGGCAGTGCTACTGCGTTCAACGAATCAAAAAAATATCTCTACATCTATACCGGCAATGCCAATCAAAAAGCGGTAATGCAGTCGTTGAAAGATTCAGGTTTTTTAAAGAATCCCGGTTTGTTTGAAATGGTTGCAGCACGTTTAGATGTATGGAAACGTCTCCGCCCCGGTAAATACGAAATTGAAAAAGGGAGCAGCTTGCTTACACTTGCACGTAAGTTGCGGAACGGTTCTCAAACACCGGTCAATCTTGTGATTACTAAACTGAGAACAAGAAAAGATCTGGCTGCACTCATCGGCCGCAAGTTCGAAACTGATTCTGCAACCATGTTCGCCTATCTCATCAACAATGATTCATTACAGAAATTTGGTCTTGATACAAATACCGTGATGACCTCAGTATTTCCAAATAGCTATTCCCTTCTTTGGAATTCCGGTCCGCAACGCATTTTTCGAAAGCTACATGAGCAACGTACCAAATTCTGGACTGCGGAACGGAAACAAAAAGCGGCAGCACTTGGCTTAACTCCGGAGCAAGTGCATACCATGGCATCCATTGTTGAAGAAGAAACACTTCGTAACGATGAGAAACCAACCATCGCCAGCGTTTATCTCAACCGCTTGAAAAAAAATATGAACCTCGGTGCTGATCCCACCGTGAAATTTGCTATCGGCGATTTCACGATCAAACGGTTATTGTTTGGTCATATCAATTCAACCGCTTCGTCGCCATACAATACTTATCGCAACAAAGGATTACCCCCCGGTCCTATCTGCACCCCGTCTGAAACAACGATCGACGCAGTATTGAATGCAGCTTCAACCGACTACCTGTTCTTCTGCGCAAAACCTAACGGTAACGGCTACCATGCTTTTGCATCAAACGAGACAGATCATTTCAAAAATGCAAAAGCCTACCAGCAGTGGCTCGATAGTTTAAATATCAGGTAA
- the secG gene encoding preprotein translocase subunit SecG has protein sequence MIWLFIILVVLASALLGFVVLVQNPKGGGLSGSVAGFSNQFMGVKQTTDVLEKGTWLFAAIIGILCLVSSLFISDTTGSTGSGNLEKATNQPVQTAPAQNAPQQVPAPAPAK, from the coding sequence ATGATTTGGTTATTTATCATACTGGTAGTTTTGGCCAGTGCATTATTAGGATTTGTAGTGTTGGTTCAAAACCCCAAAGGTGGCGGTTTAAGTGGCTCTGTTGCCGGTTTCAGCAACCAGTTTATGGGTGTTAAACAAACAACAGATGTGCTGGAAAAAGGTACCTGGTTGTTTGCAGCCATCATTGGTATTCTTTGCCTGGTGTCTTCACTGTTTATTTCAGATACCACCGGTTCTACCGGTTCAGGTAACCTGGAAAAAGCAACCAATCAGCCTGTACAAACTGCTCCTGCACAAAATGCGCCGCAGCAAGTGCCAGCTCCTGCTCCTGCAAAGTAA
- a CDS encoding LptE family protein, with protein sequence MILKNSDKNPKYKVQSTKYGTPQLVKLYKLATISYIVLLTSYLLSSCYSFKDVSIPPEVKTVKVNYIENRARIVNPNLSQRLTDKLRQKIVNQTRLSQTNSDDAHYDISGQITDYYVTTSGISNQQAASNRLNVTVHLVFKNRLDDKKNFEADLTRNFDFSASKSLSAAEAELTDLIVQNMTDEIFNRIFSNW encoded by the coding sequence ATGATATTGAAGAACTCTGATAAAAATCCAAAGTACAAAGTACAAAGTACAAAGTACGGCACCCCGCAACTTGTAAAGCTTTATAAGTTGGCAACGATTTCGTACATCGTACTTCTTACATCGTATCTTCTTTCCTCCTGCTATTCCTTCAAAGATGTTTCTATTCCACCCGAAGTAAAAACGGTAAAAGTGAATTACATCGAGAACAGGGCAAGAATTGTAAATCCGAATTTAAGTCAGCGTTTAACAGATAAGCTTCGTCAGAAAATTGTGAATCAAACACGTTTGTCTCAAACAAACAGCGATGATGCACATTATGATATCAGCGGACAGATCACCGATTATTATGTAACTACTTCCGGTATATCCAATCAACAGGCTGCATCAAACCGGTTGAATGTAACTGTTCATCTCGTGTTTAAAAACAGGCTGGATGATAAGAAAAATTTTGAAGCTGATCTTACACGCAACTTCGATTTCTCTGCATCAAAATCACTATCCGCCGCGGAAGCAGAATTAACTGATCTGATTGTACAGAACATGACCGACGAAATTTTTAACCGCATTTTCTCCAACTGGTAA